From the genome of Rhinatrema bivittatum chromosome 18, aRhiBiv1.1, whole genome shotgun sequence, one region includes:
- the ATOX1 gene encoding copper transport protein ATOX1 isoform X1 → MAEGRHFGNTCQTVEPIKLGENASAGGGSVPGSDSLAKPRPPLGGSVQQEPGAWQIRRRRRKWKGARAEPAAVLSSPELGKMSVSVPGSQERNRPEFKGCETERQKQEFFVDMTCEGCSGAVGRVLTKLGGVQYTIDLPSRKVLIESDHSVDTLLTTLKKTGKDVQYLGRK, encoded by the exons ATGGCAGAGGGTCGtcactttggcaacacatgtcaAACTGTCGAGCCAATAAAGTTAGGTGAAAACGCGTCAGCAGGTGGTGGTAGCGTTCCAGGTTCGGATTCCCTCGCCAAGCCCCGCCCCCCTTTAGGAGGAAGCGTGCAGCAGGAACCCGGCGCCTGGCAGATCCGGCGGCGACGGAGGAAGTGGAAGGGAGCGAGAGCAGAGCCGGCCGCGGTGCTTTCCAGCCCGGAGCTGGGAAAGATGTCGGTGAGTGTTCCAGGCAGCCAGGAGAGGAACAGACCGGAGTTTAAAGGCTGTGAAACCGAGAGGCAG AAACAAGAGTTCTTCGTAGACATGACCTGTGAGGGCTGCTCAGGCGCCGTCGGTCGCGTCCTGACCAAGCTTGGAG GAGTACAGTACACCATTGACTTGCCCAGCAGAAAGGTTCTGATTGAATCGGACCACAGTGTTGATACGTTACTGACCACGCTGAAGAAAACTGGGAAGGATGTCCAGTACCTAGGGAGAAAGTAA
- the ATOX1 gene encoding copper transport protein ATOX1 isoform X2 — MAEGRHFGNTCQTVEPIKLGENASAGGGSVPGSDSLAKPRPPLGGSVQQEPGAWQIRRRRRKWKGARAEPAAVLSSPELGKMSKQEFFVDMTCEGCSGAVGRVLTKLGGVQYTIDLPSRKVLIESDHSVDTLLTTLKKTGKDVQYLGRK; from the exons ATGGCAGAGGGTCGtcactttggcaacacatgtcaAACTGTCGAGCCAATAAAGTTAGGTGAAAACGCGTCAGCAGGTGGTGGTAGCGTTCCAGGTTCGGATTCCCTCGCCAAGCCCCGCCCCCCTTTAGGAGGAAGCGTGCAGCAGGAACCCGGCGCCTGGCAGATCCGGCGGCGACGGAGGAAGTGGAAGGGAGCGAGAGCAGAGCCGGCCGCGGTGCTTTCCAGCCCGGAGCTGGGAAAGATGTCG AAACAAGAGTTCTTCGTAGACATGACCTGTGAGGGCTGCTCAGGCGCCGTCGGTCGCGTCCTGACCAAGCTTGGAG GAGTACAGTACACCATTGACTTGCCCAGCAGAAAGGTTCTGATTGAATCGGACCACAGTGTTGATACGTTACTGACCACGCTGAAGAAAACTGGGAAGGATGTCCAGTACCTAGGGAGAAAGTAA